Proteins co-encoded in one Brassica oleracea var. oleracea cultivar TO1000 chromosome C4, BOL, whole genome shotgun sequence genomic window:
- the LOC106341577 gene encoding protein CLAVATA 3: MDSRTLVLLLLFCLMFLHGASDITHANANVHALPIRKMMVMKKDNEWGGANRIEEEKEKVFGLNEELRTVPSGPDPLHHHVNPPRKPRTDSHIP; this comes from the exons ATGGATTCGAGGACTCTGGTGCTACTGCTGCTCTTTTGCCTCATGTTCCTGCATGGTGCTTCTG ATATCACTCACGCCAATGCCAATGTTCATGCACTTCCCATTCGCAAG ATGATGGTAATGAAGAAGGATAATGAATGGGGAGGAGCAAATCGAATTGAAGAAGAGAAGGAGAAGGTTTTCGGGTTAAATGAAGAGCTAAGGACTGTCCCTTCAGGACCTGACCCTTTGCACCATCATGTGAACCCCCCAAGAAAGCCACGAACCGACTCTCATATCCCTTAA
- the LOC106337246 gene encoding uncharacterized protein LOC106337246 yields MQQQDPNARPATGYPYPYPPQQPANGYPPNAATAYPYQNHNPHYAPQPSPRAVLLRRLFTAFTVFLLILGLILFIFFIVVRPQLPTVYLNSLSVSNFTVSDNRLAGNWDLRLQFQNPNSKMSLHYDGVSCALYYDRASLSETRLQPFDLGTKDQTPVNATLSVSGTYVDGRLVDSIGKERGEKGSVEFDLRVVSLVTFRYGVYRRRRYVTVFCDDVAVGVGGNSSSGNMVGSAKRCKP; encoded by the coding sequence ATGCAGCAGCAAGACCCGAACGCCCGACCCGCCACCGGGTATCCATACCCGTATCCGCCTCAACAACCCGCCAACGGTTACCCTCCCAACGCCGCAACCGCCTACCCATACCAAAACCACAACCCCCACTACGCGCCTCAGCCTAGCCCACGCGCTGTCCTATTACGCCGCCTCTTCACCGCCTTCACCGTCTTCCTCCTCATCCTAGGCCTCATCCTCTTCATCTTCTTCATCGTCGTCCGTCCCCAGCTCCCAACCGTCTACCTCAACTCCCTCTCCGTCTCCAACTTCACCGTCTCCGACAACCGCCTCGCCGGAAACTGGGACCTCCGCCTCCAGTTCCAAAACCCTAATTCGAAGATGTCGCTTCACTACGACGGCGTCTCGTGCGCGCTCTATTACGACCGCGCGTCTCTCTCCGAGACGCGCCTGCAGCCGTTCGATCTGGGGACGAAGGATCAGACTCCGGTGAACGCGACGCTCTCCGTCTCCGGGACGTACGTCGATGGCCGGTTGGTTGATTCGATTGGGAAAGAGAGGGGCGAGAAAGGAAGCGTGGAGTTCGATTTGAGGGTGGTTTCTTTGGTTACGTTCCGGTATGGAGTGTACCGGAGGAGGAGGTACGTCACGGTTTTCTGCGATGACGTGGCGGTTGGTGTCGGGGGGAATAGTAGTTCGGGGAACATGGTTGGTTCGGCTAAGAGATGCAAACCTTAA
- the LOC106338980 gene encoding uncharacterized protein LOC106338980, with protein sequence MKKEEATTTKTEAKEAGATITVKYEDIQKKRKRRVTISVIVAVVVIVALVSLIFILNKVRVPRFMLDDVSLDPISRSKVLVKLSSTNPSSSRLYYSEMSIHLRIEEIFETERVYLQSTLQEPHERTTWTGVVARNNVNDKPGGTFQMSEGEENGDVIAELKIQKKSSMFHPKRTLRVTCPVLLNLKDLTAVVSRPMCTCQVI encoded by the exons ATGAAGAAGGAAGAGGCAACGACCACGAAGACAGAAGCCAAAGAAGCAGGGGCAACAATTACCGTAAAGTATGAAGACATCCAAAAGAAGAGAAAACGAAGAGTAACAATCTCCGTTATTGTCGCTGTAGTTGTAATAGTCGCTCTTGTATCGCTCATCTTCATCTTGAACAAAGTGCGTGTCCCACGGTTCATGCTTGACGATGTCTCCCTTGATCCCATCTCAAGATCAAAAGTACTG GTGAAACTCTCATCGACCAACCCAAGCTCCTCGAGGCTTTACTACAGCGAGATGAGCATACACCTGCGGATCGAAGAAATTTTCGAGACAGAGAGGGTTTACTTGCAGAGCACGCTACAAGAGCCACATGAACGTACGACGTGGACAGGTGTCGTAGCAAGAAATAATGTAAACGACAAGCCTGGCGGTACTTTTCAGATGAGTGAAGGTGAGGAAAACGGGGATGTTATTGCAGAGCTAAAGATCCAAAAGAAGAGTTCGATGTTTCACCCGAAGAGGACATTGCGCGTTACGTGTCCGGTTTTGCTCAACTTGAAAGACTTGACGGCAGTAGTTTCTAGACCTATGTGTACTTGTCAAGTTATTTAG
- the LOC106337250 gene encoding nuclear speckle splicing regulatory protein 1-like, protein MKKYGLQIRAPPQKKQPTPLRPRPSIFDEDEDVDVEKEISRQASKTKSHKETEEQLKKALEEDPSAFAYDEVIDDIKQKAIVPKLQDRQDRKPRYVQHLMKKAEQRQKEHEIVYERKLAKEREKDDDLFSGKDKFITGAYKRKLEEQKKWLAEERLRELREERDDVTKKTDLSDFYFNMEKNVALGARGIEEKEEQRKAEKLEEEIRKEEKKADSPAEEVLLPESQDVGSSRKRSMEPQEEEEEKDASEKKIGSDVVTEEKDSSTKEEAKEAPKETTTIQHKKSEDAIAAARERFLARKKAKVEE, encoded by the exons ATGAAGAAGTACGGATTGCAAATCAGGGCTCCGCCTCAGAAGAAGCAGCCAACACCACTTCGTCCTCGTCCTTCGATTTTCGACGAAGACGAAGACGTTGACGTTGAGAAGGAGATCTCTCGGCAAGCTTCGAAGACCAAATCTCATAAAGAA ACGGAGGAGCAGCTTAAGAAAGCCTTGGAAGAGGATCCTTCCGCTTTTGCGTACGATGAAGTTATTGACGACATCAAACAAAAGGCCATCGTTCCTAAATTGCAAGATCGCCAAGACCGCAAG CCAAGATATGTGCAGCATTTGATGAAGAAGGCGGAGCAGAGACAGAAGGAGCATGAGATTGTTTACGAGAGGAAGCTCGCCAAGGAGAGGGAGAAAGACGACGATCTTTTCTCCGGTAAGGACAAGTTTATAACCGGCGCCTATAAGAGGAAGCTAGAGGAGCAGAAGAAGTGGCTTGCGGAAGAAAGACTCCGTGAGCTTCGAGAGGAAAGAGATGAT GTTACGAAGAAGACAGACTTGAGTGACTTCTACTTCAACATGGAGAAAAACGTGGCGCTTGGAGCTCGAGGTATCGAAGAGAAAGAGGAACAGAGAAAGGCAGAGAAGCTGGAGGAGGAGATTAGAAAAGAAGAGAAGAAAGCAGATTCACCGGCAGAGGAAGTGTTGTTGCCTGAATCACAAGATGTTGGATCAAGCCGTAAGAGAAGTATGGAACCGCAAGAAGAAGAAGAAGAGAAAGATGCGTCTGAGAAGAAGATTGGTTCAGATGTTGTCACAGAAGAGAAAGACTCATCAACTAAAGAGGAAGCGAAAGAGGCTCCAAAGGAAACTACTACTATACAGCACAAGAAAAGCGAGGATGCGATTGCTGCTGCTAGAGAACGGTTTTTGGCTCGGAAGAAGGCAAAGGTTGAAGAATAG